GTGTTCGCTGCCGGTGACCTGGTCGACCACACGTACCGTCAGGCGATCACCGCCGCCGGCACCGGCTGCTCCGCGGCTCTGGACGCCGAGCGGTACCTCGCCGACCGCGACTCCGCCGGTGAGCCGGCCACTGACGTGGCCATGGCTCAGTGGGCGGAATAACCGTCGCTCCCACCTGTTCAACTGATCACAGACTTCTAGGAGATCACCATGGCTGAATCCACCCTTGCCGCCGTCACCGACGCGAACTTCGACGAGCTCGTCCTCAAGGCCGACGGACCCGTCCTCGTCGACTTCTGGGCCAGCTGGTGTGCCCCGTGCCGTCAGCTCGCGCCGATCCTCGAGGAGATCGCCACCGAGAAGGGCGAGAAGCTCACGATCCTCAAGATGGATGCCGATGCCAACCCGGTCACGCCCGCGCAGTTCCGCGTGACCGGCCTGCCGACGATGAACCTGTACTACAAGGGT
Above is a genomic segment from Aeromicrobium chenweiae containing:
- the trxA gene encoding thioredoxin gives rise to the protein MAESTLAAVTDANFDELVLKADGPVLVDFWASWCAPCRQLAPILEEIATEKGEKLTILKMDADANPVTPAQFRVTGLPTMNLYYKGEVVRSIVGVRPKSAILKELEEHTA